Proteins encoded within one genomic window of Natator depressus isolate rNatDep1 chromosome 1, rNatDep2.hap1, whole genome shotgun sequence:
- the LOC141997243 gene encoding olfactory receptor 52R1-like — MPLCLRIGHLLPYSMSHSNTTDFTNPSTFILMGIPGLEAAHVWISIPFCTIYTIAILGNVSILFIVKMEPSLHGPMYYFLCMLAITDLVLSTSTMPKVLNIFWFNSTEIDFSACLTQMYFIHCFSAMESGILVALDLDRYVAICDPLRHFTILTNSVVAKMGLAVVLRSSILALPYPFLVRRWPYCRTNIIPNSYCDHIAVVNLACVDTRVSSNYGLFVLFSVIGLDMPFIMVSYIQILRAIFSLPTKDARLKTFGTCGSHLCCILAFYIPEFFSSLTHRFGHEVPLHFLILIANVYLLVPPCFTPSSMG, encoded by the coding sequence ATGCCCTTGTGCCTCAGAATTGGACACCTTCTCCCCTACTCCATGTCACATTCCAACACCACtgacttcaccaacccctccaccttcatcctgatgggcattcctggcctggaggctgctcatgtctggatctccatccccttctgcaccatATACACCATAGCCATCTTGGGAAACGTCAGCATCTTGTTCATCGTGAAGATGGAGCCGAgcctccatgggcccatgtactatttcctctgcatgctggccatCACCGACCTGGTCCTGTCTACGTCCACCATGCCCAAAGTGTTGAacatcttctggttcaattccactGAGATagatttcagtgcctgcctcacccagatgtacttcATTCACTGCTTCTCAGCAATGGAATCTGGGATCTTAGTGGCCTTGGATTTGgatcgctacgtggccatctgTGATCCTCTGAGACATTTCACCATCCTCACAAATTCTGTTGTGGCCAAGATGGGCCTGGCTGTGGTGCTGCGCAGTAGCATACTTGCATTGCCTTATCCCTTCCTAGTGAGGCGGTGGCCATACTGTAGAACCAACATCATCCCCAACTCGTACTGTGATCACATAGCTGTGGTGAATTTGGCCTGTGTTGACACCCGAGTCAGTAGTAACTACGGCCTCTTTGTGCTATTCTCTGTGATAGGTCTGGATATGCCTTTTATCATGGTGTCCTATAtccagatcctcagggccatcttcagccttCCCACAAAGGATGCCCGGCTCAAGACTTTTGGAACCTGCGGCTCCCACCTTTGTTGCATATTAGCTTTCTACATTCCAGAATTCTTCTCCTCCCTCACACACCGGTTTGGCCATGAAGTTCCCCTGCATTTCCTTATTCTCATTGCCAATGTGTACCTTCTGGTGCCCCCTTGCTTCACCCCATCATCTATGGGGTGA